The following are from one region of the Gammaproteobacteria bacterium genome:
- a CDS encoding DUF805 domain-containing protein — protein sequence MVQANPYAAPSSSLTVESTDEVGDSPVFSFSGRAGRLRYLARVSLFTVAIYFVVGLIFAVILGLEPNAVGASIAIGYGLVFIASIVFAVMFAMQRLHDMNHSGWMSLLLFVPLVNVAVGLYLLFGRGTQGANDYGPPPPPNTLGVKLAALIFPVLFAIGMIAAITIPAYQDYATRVEQAQPIGAE from the coding sequence ATGGTCCAAGCCAATCCCTATGCGGCGCCGAGCAGCAGCTTGACCGTCGAAAGCACCGACGAGGTCGGCGATTCGCCCGTGTTCTCGTTCAGCGGCCGCGCCGGGCGGCTGAGGTATCTCGCTCGCGTGAGCCTGTTCACGGTCGCCATCTACTTCGTCGTCGGCCTGATCTTCGCCGTGATTCTCGGCCTCGAGCCGAATGCGGTCGGCGCCAGCATCGCGATCGGCTACGGCTTGGTCTTCATCGCCTCGATCGTCTTCGCGGTCATGTTTGCGATGCAGCGCCTGCACGACATGAATCACAGCGGCTGGATGTCGCTGCTGCTGTTCGTTCCATTGGTCAACGTCGCCGTCGGCCTCTATCTGCTGTTCGGGCGCGGCACTCAAGGAGCGAACGACTACGGTCCTCCGCCCCCTCCGAATACGCTCGGAGTCAAGCTGGCCGCGTTGATTTTTCCGGTGCTGTTCGCGATCGGCATGATCGCGGCGATAACGATACCCGCTTACCAGGACTACGCGACGCGCGTAGAGCAAGCTCAGCCGATCGGAGCGGAGTAG
- a CDS encoding MoxR family ATPase — translation MTERAEAHRLLEEKIAALRAEIGRAFIGHADVVDAVVIALLAGGHVLLEGVPGLGKTLLVRALSQAFGGKFSRIQFTPDLMPSDVSGHAVYDMQSETFRLRRGAVFANLLLADEINRAPAKTQAALLEAMQENQVTIEGKSLPLPAPFMTVATQNPVEHEGTYPLPEAQLDRFLFKVLIDYPDHDVELRIVESVTNNRVGESLHVDDVRQVMTAEDVIAAQKLVAATQMAPAVIDYAVRIARETRQVSGIRMGAGPRGPISIVRAARAAAVLEQRAFVTPDDVRKVAIPALRHRIALAPELEIEAYHPDDILANLLEKVSAPRQ, via the coding sequence ATGACGGAACGCGCCGAAGCGCATCGCTTACTCGAGGAGAAGATCGCGGCGCTGCGCGCGGAGATCGGGCGCGCGTTCATCGGCCATGCCGACGTCGTGGACGCCGTCGTGATCGCGCTGCTCGCCGGCGGCCACGTGCTGCTCGAAGGCGTGCCCGGCCTCGGCAAGACGCTGCTCGTACGCGCGTTGTCGCAAGCCTTCGGCGGGAAGTTCTCGCGAATTCAATTCACTCCGGATCTGATGCCGAGCGACGTGAGCGGCCATGCGGTCTACGACATGCAGTCGGAAACGTTCCGGCTGCGCCGCGGCGCGGTGTTCGCGAACCTGCTGCTCGCCGACGAGATCAACCGCGCGCCGGCCAAGACGCAGGCGGCGCTGCTCGAGGCGATGCAGGAAAACCAGGTCACCATCGAAGGCAAGTCGTTGCCGCTGCCGGCGCCGTTCATGACCGTGGCGACCCAGAATCCGGTCGAGCACGAAGGAACCTATCCGTTGCCGGAGGCACAGCTCGACCGATTCCTGTTCAAGGTGCTGATCGACTACCCGGACCACGACGTCGAGCTGCGCATCGTCGAGTCCGTCACGAACAACCGAGTGGGCGAATCCCTGCACGTGGACGATGTAAGGCAGGTGATGACGGCCGAGGATGTGATCGCGGCGCAGAAGCTCGTCGCGGCCACGCAGATGGCGCCGGCCGTGATCGACTACGCGGTGCGGATCGCCCGCGAGACGCGGCAAGTATCGGGCATCCGGATGGGCGCCGGGCCGCGCGGCCCGATATCGATCGTGCGGGCGGCGCGAGCGGCCGCGGTGCTCGAGCAGCGCGCGTTCGTGACCCCCGACGACGTGCGGAAGGTGGCGATTCCGGCCTTACGGCACCGCATCGCGCTAGCGCCCGAGCTCGAAATCGAGGCCTACCACCCGGACGACATCCTCGCAAACCTTCTCGAGAAGGTGAGCGCGCCGCGACAGTGA
- a CDS encoding DUF58 domain-containing protein, whose amino-acid sequence MIPRRPLLLAAGALALAGIFAGLDPRVAAIWPFAALVLLAAASADAAVHARVRAPAVERDLPRSMALGTWIDVKITVRNDTARRPLRLQIFDHYPQTFAARDLPQQTTVAPGRFQDVGYSLRATERGFFTFPGVELRIASPLGLWWRRRFVPNAQSVRVYPNYSTISKLLAYEVDSRLQLAGMRLRQRRGEGTEFHQLRDYREGDSVRAIDWKATARTSRLIAREYQDERDQQVLFMIDAGRRMLAKDAELSHFDHTLNAMLLLSYIALRRGDSVGVMILGADRSWYPPRKGLQAINGLLNHVYDVQPAPHEVDYLAAATELAVKQRRRSLVVLLTNVREEDTDDLVAAIGLLKRRHLVILASLREAALDEALARRVLGFEDALLHASTAQYLEKRRGAHDLLRARGVYVDDCVWSELPAAIANRYLSIKRAGLL is encoded by the coding sequence GTGATACCCCGCCGCCCGCTGCTTCTGGCCGCCGGAGCGCTTGCGCTCGCCGGCATCTTCGCCGGGCTCGACCCGCGCGTCGCCGCCATCTGGCCGTTCGCGGCGCTGGTGCTGCTCGCCGCGGCCTCGGCCGACGCGGCCGTGCACGCGCGCGTGCGCGCGCCGGCCGTGGAACGCGATCTTCCGCGCTCGATGGCGCTCGGCACGTGGATCGACGTCAAGATCACGGTTCGCAACGATACGGCGCGCCGGCCGCTGCGCCTGCAAATCTTCGATCACTATCCGCAGACCTTCGCCGCTCGCGACCTGCCGCAACAGACGACCGTCGCGCCGGGCCGTTTTCAGGACGTCGGGTATTCGCTGCGCGCGACCGAGCGCGGCTTCTTCACGTTTCCCGGCGTCGAGCTCCGCATCGCGTCGCCGCTCGGCCTGTGGTGGCGCAGGCGATTCGTGCCGAATGCGCAATCGGTGCGCGTCTACCCCAACTACTCGACGATCTCGAAGCTCCTGGCGTACGAGGTCGACAGCCGGCTGCAGCTCGCGGGCATGCGCTTGCGGCAGCGACGCGGCGAAGGCACGGAATTCCATCAGCTTCGCGACTACCGCGAAGGGGACAGCGTGCGGGCGATCGACTGGAAGGCGACCGCCCGAACATCGCGTCTTATCGCGCGCGAGTACCAGGACGAGCGCGATCAGCAGGTGCTGTTCATGATCGACGCGGGAAGGCGCATGCTGGCCAAGGACGCCGAGCTCAGCCATTTCGACCATACATTGAACGCGATGCTTCTGCTGAGCTACATCGCGCTCCGCCGCGGCGATTCCGTGGGCGTCATGATTCTCGGCGCGGATCGAAGCTGGTATCCCCCGCGCAAGGGCTTGCAGGCGATCAACGGCCTGCTGAACCACGTTTACGACGTCCAGCCGGCGCCGCACGAAGTAGATTACCTGGCGGCGGCTACGGAGCTCGCCGTGAAGCAGCGAAGACGCTCGCTGGTCGTGTTGCTCACGAACGTTCGCGAGGAGGACACGGACGATCTCGTCGCGGCGATCGGCCTCCTGAAGCGGCGGCATTTGGTGATTCTCGCGAGCTTGAGGGAGGCGGCGTTGGACGAGGCGCTCGCGCGCCGCGTGCTCGGATTCGAGGACGCGCTGCTGCACGCGAGCACGGCCCAATACCTCGAGAAGCGGCGCGGGGCGCACGATCTGCTGCGCGCCCGGGGAGTCTACGTGGACGACTGCGTTTGGAGCGAGCTGCCCGCGGCCATCGCGAATCGGTATCTCTCGATCAAGCGGGCCGGGCTGCTCTGA